The DNA segment tggacacatgcacacactcatgctcacacacatgcacatgcacaatgCTCAGACTcatgctcatgtgcacacacatatgcacacgcaGGCCCACACATCTATGCATATGCACACTCATGCTCACATGcgcacacatatgtgcacactcATGCTCACACGTCTATGCATATGCACATTCTCGTGCTCACACAGGCACATACGTGTGCACACGCATGCTCACATCTATGCATATGCACACTCATGCTCACACAGGTgcccacacatgtgcacactcatgctcacacacacacacacacacacgcatgcacactcACTGCTGTCCCCAGCGCAGGGCAGGAGGGCAAGGTGCTGCAGGGCCCCCAGCTGGGTGCTGCTCTGCGAgcctctgggcctgtttccttaCCTGAGAGGCCAGCAAGTTCTTAAGAGAAGCCGTCCTCCCTCTGTGTCCCCTTCCCTGGGCCCACGGCTCCTTCCCTGACCCTATTTGCAATAAACACCCGATGCTGAGAAGGAAAAAACTGCTCCCTTTAGAAACAGTTGAAGCTGCCTGGGCCGTGGAGGGCAGACATCATTATGGGGTTCTGCACGGCTGTGATGTGGACGCCTGCGGGGTCCGAGGGCTGCAGCCACCCTGTCGTGTCACATCCCCGGGGAAGACTGCATGGGGAGGGCCCTGCTCACTCCTCGGAGTGGCCCGCCCCCTGGGGGACCCTGATGGCACCATGCTGAGGACACTGCGGGGACCTCCCCGGCAGCCCTGCTCAGCCCTGGGCGGGGGGTGGACATCCTTGGAGGATACGACCAGAACGCTCCTCACAAAACCCAAATGTTCACCATGTACAGCGGGCAGGAGCAGGGATGTCCCCGAGGAACCCAGAGCAGAGAGTCCGGGAGGAGCCTGGGACTGGGGATAGGAGGGGAAGGTGGCCCCCACGCTCCCCCCAAGTCCTCTCATTAtccggggggaggggcagaggggaagcccCAGCCTCAATGTCCCCACGTGGACACTGAAGGGCGTGAGCAATCACGGGCCCATGGGCGGAAGTGGGGAGGGGCCACCTCACACCCACTAAGTAAGCGAGGCAAGCCTGGCACAGGGCTGGATGGAGATGGAGAGACGGAGATCAGAGAGTCCGGGCAAGCCCCAGGGGCGCCCCAGCAAGGCCCGGCCCGGgacccccttcctcccaccccggGGTCTCCCCATCATGGCCTCAAAACACTGAGAGTGACATAACACACACTTCCTGAGTGGTGGTCGTGCCTTAAGACGGCAGCCCCGAAAGCTGATGACAGGGACACTGGCCGCCGGGGAAGGTGCAgggggctccgtgctgggagGAGGACAGGCCTGACTGGAgaattctccctccctctcctccgaCCAGGCTGCCCCAACAAGTCATACAGTCTCCGCTTCTCCTAGGACCATGTTCCAATAAATGAGGACTGCAGGGCGAGCCTTGAGCCCCGACTCCCCGCCAGAGACGCGACATCAGACCAGGACGAATGGAGAGGCCGCTCCGGGCTCGCCGATGCCCAGGGCGGGGAGGGTGAGGCAGGGGTCTGCACAAGCCTCCACCCCGGGGTCCCAAAGCCAAGTGCACCAGGGTCGGCGATCTGGGCGCCcactgggggcagggaagggggagcagaggcaggacgCATGGCCCCTGTTCTTGCCCTGAGCAGCGCGGCCCCAGGAACCCCGGGAGAGGGAATCACCAGGTGGGGAGCTGCGGGCTCGTGGCTGGTGGCTGGTGGCCCTGGGCCGGTTTGGTCTCACAGAGAGGGTGCGAgggccctgggaggggagggagacggTACACTCAAAGGTGCAAAGCCAGGGCTCAGGGCGGGGGTACAGCGAGTGAGACTGCAGGGAGGGTGGCCCAGGAAGTCTGAGCCCCTGGGAGAGCGTGGGCGGGCAaggcaggggggcaggaggggggtgcTCTGGAACAGGGCAGCAACAAGTCTGGATGCTGCCCAACAAGGTCACCTtgcagccggggtggggggtgggggtgaggtggtgGAGACAGGACGGCCAGGACATCCTGTGAGGGTACAGCTGGGAAGGGCGCAGGCCAGGCCAAAGGGGGGCCCGACTTCAGACCTGAGTCCCCACCTAGCATGTGTGCTCGCCGCCCAGCCAGGGCAGGCCACAGGCGCAGGTGGCccagccagggggagggggcagctgtGAGCAGGGCCACCCCCGGACTCAGTGGGTCTCCTGCCCCCCAGGAGGCCAGCAGCAAGGCCTCCCAGCCAGGAGCCGTTCCACATGGGTGTACTCACACTCAGAACAGCctcttgtccccattttacagacggggACGCTGAGGCTCAGAGCGGCCTGGTCACCCCACATTCCAGCGTGGGTGGGAGGGCAGCCCCTGGGCAGGCACCTGTGTCCAGGCTCCGTCCCTCCCCAGCCTGGGTCTCAGGCTCAGATCCCCGCCTTGTCCGCGGTGAGTGACAGAGGCCCACTGTGGGGCACAAGCCAGGCGCTGACCTCGGATGGCCCGGCTCAGGCCCACCTGCCCCCGGCACCCAGGCCCAGAGGAGAGCCAGGGGCGCCGGGTGCTGGGATTCGGTGAGGTTCTGTGCAGGCGGCTCGGACGTGAAGATGGCCCTCGGTGGAGAGTCACAGTTACCGTCACCCTCACCATCGTTATCACGGACACCGTGGGTGGGGGCACAGCGGGGGCGGGAGACACAGGCCCGTGCGGCCACTGACCACAGCCGCGGCACCACGAACACTGCCGTCCGGGTGTGACGGCCCCAGCGGCTTGTTCCAGCCCCGGGCACTCGGGAGCAGCCCCAGGGTCACCCTGCCAGGCTGGCGCTGCAGGTGGGGCAGGTCCACGGGGTCTCCACACCCCCGCCCGTCGGGCCCCCACAGGCTTCGCTCTGCATAAACCCAGAGGCGGTGGCGGGGATCCTGGCCGTGGGGCGCCTCGTCTCCAGTCCCTGGGGGCTCACCTCGGCcgcttccctctgcctcccacccctgccccaggaggGCGACAGGAGGTGCCCCCCGTCCATCCTGAGGCGGAGCCGGACAGAGCGCCGCGGCGTGGAGCCACAGAGGACCTTGAGGCGGGTGCGGTTCCGGGAACCCCTGGAGGTGGCCGTGCACTGTAAGAAGGGAACCCGGGGAGCAGACCCGGGgccaggtggggcagggggacacGCGTCCCAGGACCCCCAGAGGGCCACCCGGAGGGCCCGCAGCCACCCGTCCTGTCTCACAGACAAAACCCCAATAATACCCGGGCCGGGGGTCAGTCTGGACAGAGTAACGGTCAACACGACAGCCACTGGCAGGAAACAGCGAATCCAGAGCTGCCCAAATAGCTGTCGATCGAGGGAAGGCCGGTGGGCAGCACCCCCGCGCCCACCCACTCGTCCCCCCAGCACTGCCCCTCGGCTCCTCCCACACCTGCATCCTTCACTGCCCCCTCCCAGATTCTCCCAGCCCCCGCCGCAGGTCCTGGGGGTCCCGCTGCCCTGAAGCCCCTCACGgccacctgccctctcctcccctggcccCTTGGCTCCTGCTCTGGCCTTTCCCATGGGAAAGAGGTTCCCTGTAACCTCTAGCTACGCCACGTAACAAATTAGCACAGATTTAGAAGCTTCGAGCAACCCACATTTATTATCACAGTGACCCCGTGGGTCAGGGGTGTAGGCCCGGTGTAGCTGGTCGTGTGCTCAGGTCCCGCAGGGCTGCTATCtggggcgggccgggccgcctCTCAGCCGAGGCCTGGGGCCCTCTTCCAAGCGCACAGAGCTGCCTGCAGAACTCTCAGACCGCCGGTTCTAGACAGCTTGCCTGATTAGGGCAGGCCCACCCCAGATAATCTGGAGACCCTTTGATTGACTCAAAGTCAGCTGAGTGGGGTTTGCATCTTCCGCTTTACCTTATTCTGCGGGGAAGCAGCAAGTCACAGGCCCCCGCACTACGGGGAGGGGACGATAGAGCTGAGGACACCGAGGGGTGGGGCTCACGGGGCATCTTAGATTCTGCGCACCTAGCCGGGTACTGACCCCTGCCGAGTTATGGGTAAAACTCAGGCCCAGCACCTGTTAGGGTCTCCCTGGATGGCCTGCCCTAAAGGTCCAGGCCGGGCCTCAACCCCTCTCCCCGCGGCCGCCGATCCCTAGGCTGCTCACACCTGCTCGTCCCTCCCGGCTCAGCGCTGCCCCCCACGCACAGTCCTGCACTCCCCCGGGAGCTTCCGAGAGGCACAGACCGCAGGGCATGGGGCCCAGGTGGCGGGGTGCGCGGCCTCCCAGGGCACTGTGGATGGGAGGGAGGGTCCTGCCCCTGCCGCTCGCCAGGACCCctgcaggctcctcccccaggccAGCACGGGGTCGCCACACCCCAGCTCCCACAGGCTCTGACAGCAGCGCCTCTTGGGATCCCCGAGTCCTGGCAGCCTGAACCCGAAGCCGTGGGGCTGGGCCACCCCTGGCAGGGCTGGGTGGCGCTGGGCAGGACGCGGGCCTGCCAGACCCTGGGCTGCCCACTCGCGAACCGGGCGGCGCAGGTGTATCTGAGTCGGCCCGTCCCAGGGTGCTTTGTGGGGTCCCGAGGGCACCGTGCAGGCTGAGGATGCGTGTGCCCCCGTGCGCCCCCCTG comes from the Canis aureus isolate CA01 chromosome 9, VMU_Caureus_v.1.0, whole genome shotgun sequence genome and includes:
- the C9H14orf180 gene encoding nutritionally-regulated adipose and cardiac enriched protein homolog isoform X5; protein product: MRAENLPRAGEQDHVPINEDCRASLEPRLPARDATSDQDEWRGRSGLADAQGGEGGRQEVPPVHPEAEPDRAPRRGATEDLEAGAVPGTPGGGRALPGALPAQAHSWLSFPDIASREPGTTTKGSLTHSTGRPSGVTPRYSVPKGGCRGRANGGLFGQEAT
- the C9H14orf180 gene encoding nutritionally-regulated adipose and cardiac enriched protein homolog isoform X10, which encodes MRAENLPRAGEQDHVPINEDCRASLEPRLPARDATSDQDEWRGRSGLADAQGGEGEEGDRRCPPSILRRSRTERRGVEPQRTLRRVRFREPLEVAVHCRGPSLPKPTRGSRSQTSPAESPAPPPRGP
- the C9H14orf180 gene encoding nutritionally-regulated adipose and cardiac enriched protein homolog isoform X8; the encoded protein is MRAENLPRAGEQDHVPINEDCRASLEPRLPARDATSDQDEWRGRSGLADAQGGEGEEGDRRCPPSILRRSRTERRGVEPQRTLRRVRFREPLEVAVHYIASREPGTTTKGSLTHSTGRPSGVTPRYSVPKGGCRGRANGGLFGQEAT